In Ignavibacteriota bacterium, a single genomic region encodes these proteins:
- the flgA gene encoding flagellar basal body P-ring formation protein FlgA: protein MSNVAKRTIILAAALCAACLVAAPAPAGGIRVLRAEDLRDAVRLYLAQREGTAAERLDLSFRSVPDSIGINAETFVLRVGMGSSTRARGPLGFVVEVVVDGQTVHRCMVTAVIRTYDTVLVADRTIPRAVTPAADDLRLLRIETTGIDRALVAALDDLAGRRTRRVITRGSILYADLFEGVPLIRQGSPVSVRVTSGSVSITAEGIACQDGRIGELIEITVPGKAGRLKAWVADDRTVAIRAD from the coding sequence ATGTCAAACGTGGCTAAGCGGACGATCATACTGGCGGCCGCCCTGTGCGCCGCATGCCTGGTCGCCGCTCCGGCACCCGCAGGCGGGATCCGTGTGCTCCGTGCAGAGGACCTTCGCGACGCCGTGCGGTTGTACCTCGCCCAGCGTGAGGGAACGGCGGCGGAGAGATTGGATCTCTCCTTCCGGTCCGTTCCGGACAGTATCGGGATCAACGCTGAGACGTTCGTTCTCCGTGTCGGGATGGGGTCCTCGACGCGGGCACGTGGGCCGTTGGGGTTCGTCGTTGAGGTCGTGGTGGATGGCCAGACCGTGCACCGCTGCATGGTGACGGCGGTGATCCGGACGTATGACACCGTGCTGGTGGCCGACAGGACCATTCCGCGGGCGGTGACCCCGGCGGCCGATGATCTTCGCCTGCTCCGGATCGAAACCACCGGCATCGACCGTGCATTGGTCGCGGCACTGGATGATCTGGCCGGACGGCGTACCCGCAGGGTCATCACACGTGGCAGCATCCTGTATGCGGACTTGTTCGAAGGCGTCCCGCTGATCCGTCAGGGATCGCCGGTGTCTGTCCGCGTTACCTCCGGGTCCGTCAGCATCACCGCTGAAGGCATCGCGTGCCAGGATGGCCGGATCGGGGAACTCATTGAGATCACGGTCCCGGGTAAGGCCGGGCGACTGAAGGCATGGGTGGCCGACGATCGTACCGTTGCCATCCGGGCAGATTGA
- a CDS encoding flagellar basal body L-ring protein FlgH has product MKSTIIALFLCASVASGQNMRSSIGRSLFSDQKATLPGDAVTVVVVEVSSASNDASTSAERSSSLSLSGSGKSGGTSLADVSAGIGTGNAFKGEGSTSSHGSVRARISARVDSVLSNGNLAITGNRTIEINGEEQVISLSGIVRPSDIQSDNSIFSYNISDAHIVFKGNGMVDRAQGPGWITKLLHWLF; this is encoded by the coding sequence ATGAAATCGACGATCATTGCACTCTTCCTGTGTGCCTCCGTGGCGTCAGGGCAGAATATGCGTTCGAGCATTGGGAGATCGCTGTTCTCGGATCAGAAGGCGACGCTGCCGGGCGATGCGGTGACGGTGGTGGTGGTGGAAGTGTCGAGTGCGTCGAACGACGCAAGCACATCCGCCGAGCGATCGAGCAGCCTCTCATTGTCAGGATCGGGAAAATCAGGAGGCACATCGCTTGCGGATGTCTCCGCCGGGATCGGCACCGGCAATGCGTTCAAAGGCGAGGGGTCGACCTCATCGCACGGATCCGTCCGGGCACGCATCAGCGCGCGGGTGGATTCGGTGCTGTCGAATGGCAATCTGGCGATCACCGGCAATCGCACGATCGAGATCAACGGAGAAGAGCAGGTGATCTCGCTTTCGGGGATCGTGCGTCCATCGGATATCCAATCGGACAATTCGATCTTCTCCTATAATATCTCCGATGCCCATATCGTCTTCAAGGGCAATGGCATGGTGGATCGGGCGCAGGGCCCGGGTTGGATCACGAAATTGCTGCATTGGCTCTTTTGA
- a CDS encoding flagellar basal body P-ring protein FlgI: MRTKLIAVVVLMICAQVAPGVVRIKDIASVQGVRNQQLIGYGLAVGLNGTGDTQRSTFTLQSVSSMLKRFGITVPQSDLRLRNVAAVMVTATVPGFTREGNAVDVIVSSMGDATSLQGGTLLMTPMAGINDTLYGMAQGPLSVGGMSVRANGNEIRRNHTAAGRIPSGMIMEKAVTSTIMQDSTVGISLQQADFTTATRVAEAVNQKVGERIANAVDASSISVRVPETFRKEGRIVEFISLIELLEVQPDVTAKVVINERTGTIVVGGAVTILAAAISHGGLNIEIESVPVISQPNPFSQGQTVSTQLTAVHAGEDSTTVTAFEGAATVQDVAKTLNALKVTPRDIIAIFQALKRSGALNAELVII; the protein is encoded by the coding sequence ATGAGAACGAAACTGATAGCGGTGGTGGTACTGATGATCTGCGCGCAGGTCGCACCGGGGGTGGTCCGGATCAAGGACATTGCCTCCGTCCAGGGGGTGCGCAACCAGCAGTTGATCGGGTATGGGCTGGCGGTAGGGTTGAACGGGACCGGGGATACGCAACGGTCGACGTTCACCCTGCAGTCCGTGTCCAGCATGCTGAAGCGCTTCGGCATCACGGTGCCCCAGTCCGATCTGAGGCTGCGCAACGTTGCGGCCGTCATGGTCACCGCCACGGTGCCGGGCTTCACACGGGAAGGGAATGCGGTCGATGTGATCGTGTCGTCCATGGGTGATGCGACCAGCCTGCAGGGAGGAACGCTCCTCATGACCCCCATGGCGGGGATCAACGATACGCTGTATGGCATGGCCCAGGGCCCGCTGTCGGTGGGCGGCATGAGCGTTCGTGCGAACGGCAATGAGATCCGGAGGAACCATACGGCGGCAGGACGGATCCCCAGCGGCATGATCATGGAGAAGGCGGTGACGAGCACGATCATGCAGGATTCCACGGTGGGGATCTCTCTGCAGCAGGCAGATTTCACGACGGCAACACGTGTCGCTGAAGCGGTGAATCAGAAGGTGGGCGAGCGGATCGCCAACGCTGTTGATGCGTCGAGCATCTCGGTGCGCGTGCCGGAAACCTTCCGGAAGGAAGGGCGCATCGTGGAGTTCATCTCTCTCATAGAGCTCCTCGAAGTGCAGCCGGACGTCACGGCAAAAGTGGTGATCAATGAACGTACGGGCACGATCGTTGTCGGTGGCGCGGTGACGATCCTCGCCGCAGCCATTTCGCATGGTGGCCTGAATATCGAGATCGAATCGGTGCCGGTGATCTCCCAGCCGAACCCGTTCTCGCAGGGGCAGACCGTGTCGACTCAGCTGACCGCGGTCCATGCGGGCGAGGACAGCACGACGGTGACCGCATTCGAAGGCGCTGCAACGGTCCAGGATGTGGCAAAGACGTTGAATGCGCTGAAGGTGACCCCGAGGGACATCATCGCGATCTTCCAGGCGCTCAAGCGCTCGGGTGCTTTGAATGCAGAACTGGTGATCATCTGA
- a CDS encoding transglycosylase SLT domain-containing protein, protein MSQIPSQPVTTGNEHAQRVLDPKAKARLQRAVKEFESVMVGYMLKSMRSSIPKDDMGGESYGGDMLEGMFDGELARYVSHGSNLGLGEMLYKEITGEEMPRMNSSTAVMPRFAAPEVRVVVPPVTPLVPRPAITPAVVTASGEAAPAGTEAAAPDDPVLGGTSPGSPVLKTPAAGSTTGRDPVPTDPVVPGVREQVRQREVPGQRGKGEAVAASTAVTAPPDTIRRRLASLDPIIRTVADTTGVNASLLKAVIATESGGRMEAKSTRNAKGLMQLIDSTASAMGVRNVWDPLQNVQGGARYLGQMMDRFGGNLEHALASYNAGPGAVEKHKGVPPYRETQQYVGKVLEYLRYFEQQEGGSDDQD, encoded by the coding sequence ATGTCACAGATCCCATCACAGCCCGTGACGACGGGCAACGAACACGCGCAGCGGGTCCTGGACCCGAAGGCGAAGGCACGCCTGCAGCGTGCCGTGAAGGAGTTCGAATCGGTGATGGTCGGGTATATGCTCAAGAGCATGCGGTCCAGCATTCCCAAGGACGATATGGGTGGCGAAAGCTACGGTGGCGACATGCTTGAAGGGATGTTCGACGGGGAATTGGCCCGGTACGTCTCCCATGGCAGCAATCTGGGACTGGGGGAGATGCTCTATAAGGAGATCACGGGCGAAGAGATGCCACGCATGAATTCTTCCACCGCCGTCATGCCCAGGTTCGCAGCACCGGAGGTCCGGGTCGTGGTTCCTCCTGTCACACCATTGGTGCCGCGTCCCGCGATCACACCGGCGGTGGTGACGGCCTCCGGCGAGGCAGCGCCAGCCGGAACAGAGGCCGCGGCACCGGATGACCCGGTGTTGGGCGGTACGTCTCCGGGGAGTCCGGTGTTGAAGACCCCGGCTGCAGGCAGCACGACCGGGCGTGATCCGGTCCCGACCGATCCGGTGGTCCCGGGTGTTCGCGAGCAGGTCAGACAACGTGAGGTCCCGGGGCAGCGCGGCAAGGGTGAAGCAGTTGCAGCGTCGACAGCGGTCACCGCACCGCCCGATACGATCCGGCGCCGGCTCGCGTCGTTGGATCCGATCATCAGGACGGTGGCCGATACGACGGGCGTGAACGCCAGTCTTCTGAAGGCGGTCATTGCCACAGAGTCTGGCGGCCGGATGGAGGCGAAGTCTACCCGGAACGCGAAGGGCTTGATGCAGCTCATCGATTCGACCGCATCAGCCATGGGTGTCCGGAATGTGTGGGACCCGTTGCAGAATGTGCAGGGTGGTGCGCGGTATCTCGGTCAGATGATGGACCGCTTTGGCGGGAATCTCGAACACGCTCTGGCCTCGTACAATGCCGGGCCGGGCGCGGTGGAGAAGCACAAGGGTGTGCCTCCCTACCGGGAGACACAGCAGTATGTAGGCAAGGTGCTGGAATATCTCCGGTACTTCGAACAACAGGAAGGTGGCAGCGATGACCAGGATTGA
- a CDS encoding flagellar protein FlgN has product MTRIEELERVLAAEVELGEALLQLLMNKQRSIVGLQSEALSMLLAQEEQLLRPFQNLEAERVRLTAALVGAADHGTIPAGDPISVVELMEHLPATDSLRISTMATRLRTVVERILQMNGQNRVLLQRSLRFVQDTLRLVTEDHTRALVDHRA; this is encoded by the coding sequence ATGACCAGGATTGAGGAACTCGAACGGGTCCTTGCAGCGGAAGTGGAACTCGGAGAGGCGCTGCTCCAACTGCTGATGAACAAACAGCGCTCGATCGTCGGGTTGCAGAGTGAAGCGCTCTCCATGCTGCTTGCCCAGGAGGAACAGCTCCTCCGGCCGTTCCAGAATCTGGAGGCCGAGCGGGTGCGCCTTACGGCGGCGCTCGTGGGTGCTGCCGACCACGGCACGATCCCGGCGGGCGACCCGATCTCTGTTGTCGAACTCATGGAACATCTTCCGGCGACGGATTCGTTGCGCATCTCGACGATGGCAACCCGTCTCCGGACGGTCGTTGAGCGGATCCTCCAGATGAACGGCCAGAACCGGGTATTGCTGCAGCGTTCCCTCCGGTTCGTGCAGGACACCTTGCGACTCGTCACGGAAGACCATACACGCGCTCTTGTCGATCACCGCGCGTAA
- the flgK gene encoding flagellar hook-associated protein FlgK — protein sequence MSGISQVLEIARRALLAQQYQMNVTGHNIANASTPGYSRQRANVVTTSPTESGGGMLGTGVMVQSVDRLRNRFIDTQIRSSNDAYGQASQEYQILSQIEATYNEPDAGLNTTMSSFFSAWHSLVTHPEDSVTRNSLMLAGKNVTNVFHRLNTEMSSLRTSLRDEIQAKLDRINTLTSEIGDLNLQLTAANVSGVNTGDMRDTIGTKLEELSGLANISASEGPNGTVSVMLGSVLIADNGGSHTLKISTSPNATIAGSSFDQLRVTTELGVETQLSGGETGGLLKSYNTTIPDALGRLDRLAEALVSEVNKYHATGYGLQEPPQTGINFFSGSGAASIEIDLTDTSGGAQPGSNASLANIAAASVAGASGNNDIALLIASAFDKKSLTTGGGASLLGGLSISAYYNQSVTWLGSAINSADTVMQSQEQVLTQLNMQRDAVSGVSLDEEMTNMIKFQRAFDAAAKLVNTADEMFQTILNMV from the coding sequence ATGTCGGGTATATCGCAGGTCCTGGAGATCGCACGCCGCGCACTTCTGGCACAACAGTACCAGATGAACGTGACCGGGCACAATATTGCGAACGCCAGCACGCCGGGGTACTCACGGCAGCGGGCCAATGTGGTCACCACATCGCCCACGGAATCCGGCGGCGGCATGCTCGGCACCGGGGTGATGGTGCAGTCCGTGGATCGTCTGCGGAACAGATTCATCGATACGCAGATCCGATCCTCGAATGACGCATACGGCCAGGCAAGCCAGGAATATCAGATCCTGAGCCAGATCGAAGCAACGTACAATGAACCGGACGCCGGCCTGAATACGACGATGAGCTCGTTCTTCAGCGCGTGGCACTCGCTCGTGACCCACCCGGAAGACTCGGTCACGCGCAACTCCCTCATGCTCGCCGGAAAGAACGTGACGAACGTGTTCCACCGGCTCAATACGGAGATGAGTTCGCTGCGCACGTCGCTCCGTGACGAGATCCAGGCGAAGCTGGACCGCATCAACACGTTGACGTCGGAGATCGGTGATCTCAATCTCCAGCTCACCGCGGCGAACGTCTCGGGAGTGAATACCGGCGATATGCGGGACACCATCGGAACAAAGCTGGAGGAACTCTCCGGCCTGGCGAATATCTCGGCCAGCGAAGGACCCAATGGCACGGTGTCCGTGATGTTGGGAAGTGTACTGATCGCGGACAATGGAGGGTCGCACACGCTCAAGATCAGTACCTCCCCCAATGCGACCATCGCCGGATCTTCATTCGACCAATTGAGGGTGACCACGGAACTGGGTGTGGAAACGCAATTATCCGGTGGCGAGACGGGCGGGTTGCTGAAGTCGTATAATACGACCATTCCGGATGCACTCGGCCGCCTGGACCGGCTGGCCGAGGCGCTGGTCAGCGAGGTGAACAAATATCACGCAACGGGATATGGATTGCAGGAGCCACCACAGACGGGGATCAACTTCTTCAGCGGGAGCGGTGCCGCCTCGATCGAGATCGACCTCACGGATACGTCGGGAGGCGCGCAGCCGGGGAGTAATGCGAGCCTCGCCAACATCGCGGCTGCCTCGGTCGCCGGGGCGTCGGGCAACAATGATATCGCCCTGCTGATCGCCTCCGCGTTCGACAAGAAGTCGTTGACGACGGGCGGTGGCGCCTCACTCCTCGGTGGGTTGTCGATCTCCGCCTACTACAATCAGAGCGTGACCTGGCTGGGATCCGCCATCAATTCGGCGGACACGGTGATGCAATCACAGGAGCAGGTGCTGACCCAGTTGAACATGCAGCGGGACGCCGTGTCGGGCGTGTCGCTGGATGAAGAGATGACGAATATGATCAAGTTCCAGCGTGCATTCGATGCCGCGGCGAAGTTGGTGAACACGGCCGATGAAATGTTCCAGACAATACTGAATATGGTGTAG
- the flgL gene encoding flagellar hook-associated protein FlgL: MRITDSAIISDFLTSITRSKSRINRLNTQLANQKRILKVSDDPTGASSLLRLNEDMDRVAAYKSNVVDGQNMLKMTADSLGKVSDLIGEVKKILTGAVSTGDQSLLGKLADQVDQFLSMGMEIANTQFDRKYIFAGTQTTNPPFVRTGNPTQVSYTGDARSIQYQVGDGVSQVVNVSGAAAFGSTGFVDLTGVLDKNAALNTVVSQSVQITDGLGAVHSVVMNMRKTDANTWSISAAMPPGATDANLSGGTATVTFDPVTGAMKDIVRGAALVLSPTGVTPAQTAPPINLLYSATGVTEGTTPPFGASTLAGSQRNVSLFNKMMEISTSLRNGEKPKAEDMALLSVMQDVVMREESKAGAYAANLKTANDFLITQNDHLLDLYSAKQDIDLAEVGIRLKQEQLMLDAALSAAANLIPKSLMDFLK; the protein is encoded by the coding sequence ATGAGAATCACAGACTCAGCGATCATTTCCGACTTCCTGACGAGCATCACCAGGAGCAAGAGCAGGATCAACCGGCTCAATACCCAGCTGGCGAACCAGAAGCGGATCCTGAAGGTGTCGGACGATCCCACGGGGGCGAGTTCGCTCCTCCGCCTCAACGAAGACATGGATCGGGTAGCGGCCTATAAGAGCAATGTGGTGGACGGGCAGAACATGCTCAAGATGACAGCCGACAGTCTCGGAAAGGTCTCCGACCTGATCGGGGAGGTGAAGAAGATCCTCACCGGTGCGGTGAGTACCGGCGACCAGTCCCTTCTGGGGAAACTGGCGGATCAGGTCGATCAGTTCCTGTCGATGGGCATGGAGATCGCGAATACGCAGTTCGACCGAAAGTACATCTTTGCGGGTACACAGACCACGAACCCGCCTTTCGTCCGCACGGGCAACCCCACGCAGGTGTCGTACACCGGTGATGCCCGCTCGATCCAGTACCAGGTCGGCGATGGGGTCTCCCAGGTCGTGAACGTCAGTGGCGCAGCGGCCTTCGGTTCGACGGGGTTCGTGGACCTGACCGGCGTGCTCGACAAGAATGCTGCGCTGAACACGGTGGTGAGCCAGTCGGTGCAGATCACGGACGGGCTGGGTGCGGTGCATAGCGTCGTCATGAACATGCGCAAGACCGATGCGAATACCTGGTCGATCTCCGCCGCCATGCCTCCGGGTGCCACGGATGCGAATCTGAGCGGTGGGACGGCGACCGTGACCTTCGATCCGGTGACCGGGGCCATGAAGGATATCGTCCGGGGGGCGGCACTCGTGCTGAGCCCGACAGGCGTGACGCCGGCACAGACGGCCCCGCCGATCAACCTGCTCTATTCTGCGACCGGCGTCACGGAGGGGACCACGCCTCCGTTCGGAGCATCCACGCTGGCAGGATCACAGCGCAACGTGTCGCTCTTCAATAAAATGATGGAGATCAGTACCAGCCTGCGCAACGGCGAAAAGCCGAAGGCGGAGGATATGGCGTTGCTGAGCGTGATGCAGGATGTGGTGATGCGCGAGGAGTCCAAAGCCGGTGCCTATGCTGCGAACCTGAAGACGGCCAACGACTTCCTGATCACGCAGAATGATCACCTGCTGGATCTCTACTCGGCGAAACAGGATATCGATCTCGCCGAGGTGGGTATCCGGTTGAAGCAGGAACAGCTCATGCTCGACGCTGCGCTCAGTGCGGCGGCGAACCTCATCCCAAAATCGCTGATGGATTTCCTGAAGTGA
- a CDS encoding OmpA family protein yields the protein MKRRAKHQAHDNDERWLLTYSDLITLLLGLFVILYSISKVDAGKYAEISSALNGVFGSPTGVLTGAPAMLGQPTDERQQIANDLEQALNPDGKQIPISVSTNERGVTVHIMEELLFASGNADLKQASLPAMDTLAGVLRRLRNDLRVEGHTDNVPISTPQFPSNWHLSVARALNVAYYLIQRHGLTQERVSVVGYSEFRPLVANDSPANKSRNRRVDIVILTPGAGQKATPASPTADAGRVPASGGRPL from the coding sequence ATGAAGCGGCGGGCGAAACATCAGGCGCACGACAATGATGAGCGGTGGCTGCTGACGTACTCCGACCTCATCACGCTGCTGCTCGGTCTGTTCGTGATCCTGTACTCCATCTCGAAGGTGGATGCCGGGAAGTACGCCGAGATCTCCTCCGCGCTCAATGGTGTGTTCGGTTCCCCGACCGGCGTGCTGACCGGGGCTCCTGCCATGCTCGGGCAGCCGACGGACGAACGCCAGCAGATCGCCAACGATCTGGAGCAGGCGCTCAACCCGGATGGCAAACAGATCCCCATCTCGGTGAGCACCAACGAACGCGGCGTCACGGTCCACATCATGGAAGAATTGCTCTTCGCCTCGGGCAACGCGGACCTGAAGCAGGCATCCCTGCCTGCGATGGATACACTCGCCGGCGTCCTCCGGCGTCTGCGCAATGATCTGCGCGTGGAAGGGCATACGGACAACGTGCCTATCAGTACACCGCAATTCCCGTCCAACTGGCATCTGTCAGTTGCGCGGGCACTCAACGTGGCCTATTATCTCATCCAGCGGCATGGACTCACGCAGGAGCGTGTATCGGTCGTGGGGTATTCGGAGTTCCGTCCCCTCGTTGCGAACGATTCTCCCGCGAACAAATCCAGGAACCGGAGGGTCGACATCGTGATCCTCACGCCCGGCGCCGGACAGAAGGCTACACCGGCTTCGCCGACAGCGGACGCAGGACGTGTCCCGGCGTCTGGAGGGAGACCACTATGA
- the fliW gene encoding flagellar assembly protein FliW, with the protein MIFTTERFGEMACTDEQVITFPDGLAGKNACTRFVLVDDEQTAPLQWLVSLDDPALALPVLDPALVLDGIAGAGLVPEGTTTFVVAKEGAGTIAWWLDLRHPVIIQNDARIGQQVTLDDGSLPANFPVALQPAGEGE; encoded by the coding sequence ATGATCTTCACAACAGAACGCTTCGGTGAGATGGCGTGCACCGACGAGCAGGTGATCACATTCCCGGACGGACTTGCCGGCAAGAACGCATGTACGCGTTTCGTTCTGGTCGACGACGAGCAGACGGCCCCACTGCAATGGCTTGTGAGTCTGGATGATCCGGCCCTTGCGTTGCCCGTCCTCGATCCCGCGTTGGTCCTGGACGGCATTGCCGGCGCAGGCCTGGTCCCCGAGGGGACAACGACATTTGTCGTGGCGAAGGAGGGTGCGGGAACCATTGCCTGGTGGTTGGACCTCCGCCACCCGGTCATCATCCAGAATGACGCACGGATCGGACAGCAGGTGACGCTCGACGACGGCTCTCTTCCGGCGAATTTCCCTGTCGCGCTGCAGCCGGCAGGCGAGGGAGAGTGA
- a CDS encoding carbon storage regulator, with amino-acid sequence MLVLSRKPAEAIKIGDDILIKVIAIRGGQVKLGIEAPQGIRVMRTEPRNGEKPAPPSTTEGPAGPAGVAQQEEDR; translated from the coding sequence ATGCTCGTACTATCGCGCAAACCGGCGGAAGCGATCAAGATCGGCGATGATATTCTCATCAAGGTGATAGCGATACGCGGGGGACAGGTGAAGCTCGGGATCGAAGCACCGCAGGGGATCCGGGTGATGCGTACTGAACCACGGAACGGGGAGAAACCCGCTCCGCCGTCCACCACGGAAGGGCCAGCAGGACCGGCGGGTGTAGCACAGCAGGAAGAAGACAGATAA
- the motA gene encoding flagellar motor stator protein MotA, which translates to MFVIIGAVVVIVGVVGGFVIEGGPAAILIQPVELMIIMGAAVGSLMIMSPLAVLKGIIGASLSVLKGDPYTKERYVDLLKTLFELFTVAKRDGLIALEPHVMDPEKSSVFSKNEFLLHQHHALYFLCDTMKLLLGGGVPPYDVEAMLDADIESHHTEIASAPALIQKIGDALPGLGIVAAVLGIIITMGAISGPPEAVGHHVAVALVGTLVGILLSYGFVQPVATHIELLQASEARYYECIKAGIVAYAKGNAPIIVVEFSRRVIYNSVRPSFAEVEAAVRSAKPQQ; encoded by the coding sequence ATGTTCGTGATCATCGGAGCAGTAGTCGTTATCGTCGGCGTCGTGGGCGGATTCGTCATCGAAGGTGGCCCGGCTGCCATTCTCATCCAACCTGTCGAGTTGATGATCATCATGGGGGCGGCGGTCGGGTCGTTGATGATCATGAGCCCCCTCGCCGTACTGAAAGGGATCATCGGTGCCTCCCTCAGTGTGCTGAAGGGCGACCCCTACACCAAAGAACGCTACGTCGACCTCCTCAAGACCTTGTTCGAGCTGTTCACGGTGGCGAAGCGTGACGGCCTGATCGCGCTGGAGCCCCATGTGATGGATCCGGAGAAGAGCTCGGTCTTTTCGAAGAACGAATTCCTGCTCCACCAGCATCACGCGCTGTACTTCCTCTGCGACACCATGAAGCTGTTGCTGGGTGGCGGCGTTCCGCCCTACGATGTGGAGGCAATGCTCGATGCAGACATCGAAAGTCATCACACGGAGATCGCTTCCGCTCCGGCCCTGATCCAGAAGATCGGCGATGCGTTGCCGGGCCTGGGCATCGTCGCCGCCGTGCTCGGTATCATCATCACCATGGGCGCGATCAGCGGCCCCCCGGAAGCGGTCGGGCATCACGTTGCGGTTGCCCTCGTCGGCACGCTGGTCGGTATCCTGCTGTCGTACGGGTTCGTTCAGCCGGTGGCCACCCACATCGAGTTGTTGCAGGCATCGGAAGCACGGTACTATGAATGCATCAAGGCAGGCATCGTGGCGTATGCCAAGGGGAACGCCCCGATCATCGTCGTGGAGTTCTCACGGCGCGTCATCTACAACAGCGTCCGTCCGTCGTTCGCCGAAGTCGAAGCGGCCGTGCGCAGTGCCAAGCCCCAACAATAG
- a CDS encoding OmpA family protein, producing MDPFEQPTEAPIRIVKKKGGHGGHHGGAWKVAYADFVTAMMALFIVLWIVGQSKQVKEYVAQYFKDPGAFMENTKGGGVFEMNRMLVGERIDEEQLKRAQDSTRLAEMAAEITKEMGGKAGLEKLAEQIQMEIINEGLRIELLDKSESFFFDVGTATLKGDARNILEIIAKELIKLPNHVIIEGHTDSRAYSSADGYTNYELSADRANSARRVLVRGGVPMSQFDEIRGCADTRLKIPSDPMDIRNRRISIIVRFAGAHR from the coding sequence ATGGACCCCTTTGAGCAGCCAACAGAAGCACCGATACGGATCGTCAAGAAGAAGGGCGGTCATGGCGGGCACCACGGTGGTGCCTGGAAGGTGGCCTACGCCGATTTCGTGACGGCCATGATGGCCCTCTTCATCGTCCTCTGGATCGTCGGGCAGAGCAAGCAGGTGAAGGAGTACGTGGCGCAATACTTCAAGGACCCCGGTGCGTTCATGGAGAACACGAAGGGCGGCGGCGTCTTCGAAATGAACAGGATGCTCGTCGGGGAGCGCATCGACGAGGAACAGCTCAAGCGGGCGCAGGACTCCACCAGGCTTGCGGAGATGGCGGCCGAGATCACGAAGGAAATGGGTGGGAAGGCCGGACTGGAGAAGCTGGCGGAACAGATCCAGATGGAGATCATCAACGAAGGTTTGCGCATCGAATTGCTGGACAAATCGGAATCCTTCTTCTTCGATGTGGGCACCGCCACGCTGAAGGGCGATGCCAGGAATATCCTCGAGATCATAGCAAAGGAACTGATCAAGTTGCCGAACCACGTCATCATCGAGGGGCATACGGACAGCCGTGCGTATTCCTCCGCGGATGGGTACACCAACTATGAACTGAGCGCGGACCGGGCGAACAGTGCGCGGCGCGTGCTGGTGCGCGGCGGCGTGCCGATGTCCCAATTCGATGAGATCCGCGGGTGCGCGGATACGAGACTCAAGATCCCCTCTGATCCCATGGATATCAGGAACAGGCGGATCAGTATCATCGTCCGGTTCGCGGGGGCGCACCGATGA